Within the Agromyces ramosus genome, the region AAGCTCGACGGCGTCACGCCCATCCAACTCAACGCCGGCACGGCGATGGGCGAGGCGACCACGATGCAGGGCCTGCTGCCGATGCTCGTCGGCACCGGCGAGCAGGTCTACGAAGAGGAGCAGTGGGTCGGCGACACCGACGGCCTGAACGACGTGCTCGACCTCTACAAGACCATCTACGTCGACGAGGGCCTCGGCGACGCCGTGCTCCAGCAGGAGGCCGCTGGTCGCGACACCTCGTTCCAGCTGTTCGCGTCGAACCAGATCGGCATCCTCCTCGAGGGCGACTACTTCTGGCGCAGCGTCATCAACCCCGCCGAGGGTGTCGGCACGGCGCCGATGGCGAACCGTGACGAGGTCGTCGGGTACACGAAGATCCCCGCGATGGAGCCGGGCTCCGGCATCAACGGCCAGAACTTCGTGTCGATGTCGGGTGGCACGGGCCGGGTGCTGAACCCGAACAGCGACCACCCCGAGGTCGCGTGGGAGCTGCTCGCCTTCATGAACTCCGCCGACGCATACGAGGCACGGAACGCGGGCACGCTCGCCATCACGCCGCGCACCGACGTGAACGACGAGATGCTGGCCGATGACCCGATGCTCACCTATGTGAGCGAAGAGGTGCTGCCGATCACCGCCTACCGCCCACCGCTCGCCGCCTACCCGCAGGTGTCGACCGCGCTGCAGCAGGCCACACTCGACGTGGTCTCCGGCATGAGCGTCGCCGATGCGGCATCGGCGTACGCCGACGCCGTGAAGGACATCGCCGGAGACGACGCGGTCTCGGGCGGCTAAGTCATGACGACCGGCACCACCACGGCGCCGGCGGGGAGCGCGATCGCTCCCCGCCGGCGGCGGGCCGATGACGTTGCGGGTCTGGGCACCGCCCGCGCCGGGCTGTTCGTCGCTCCCGCACTCATCATCATCGGGCTGTTCCTGCTCTTCCCGGCCGTCTGGACCATCTGGCTCGGAATGACGGACTACCGGCTGACGGGGCTCCAGGCCGCGTCGCCCGAGTTCGTCGGGTTCGACAACTACACCGACGCGCTCACCGACCCGTCGTTCTGGAACTCGCTCTGGCTGACCCTCATCTTCGTGCTCTTCTCCGGAATCATCGGGCAGACGCTGATCGGGTTCGCGCTCGCGTGGTCGGTGCGCAACATCCACGGCTGGGCGAAGGCGCTCATCGAAGGCCTCGTGCTCGCGGCATGGGTCATCCCGGCATCCGTCGCGTCATTCCTCTGGCTCGTGCTGCTCGACCGCCGGTCGGGCACCGTCAACGGGCTGCTCGGCACCGAGGGAACGGCCTGGCTGATCGACCACCCCATGGAGTCGATCATCGTCTTCAACATCTGGGTCGGTACCGCCTTCTCGATGCAGCTGTTCTCCTCGGCCCTGAGCGCCGTTCCGCCATCGCAGATCGAGAGCGCCAAGATGGTCGGCGCCTCGGGCTGGCAGCAGCTGCGGGATGTGATCGTCCCGAACATCAAGGGCCACATCCTCACGAATACGCTGCTCATCACCCTGTGGACCTTCAACACGTTCACGCCGTACCTCGTGACGGCGGGCGGGCCGAACGGCAAGACGGAGATCCTCTCGGTCTACATCTACGAGACGGCGATCCCCGGTGGCCAGCTCGGCCTCGGCGCGGCGATCTCGCTCATCATGCTGCTCATCAATCTCGTCATCGCGCTCGGCTACGTGCGCGTCTCGAGGGGACGGAAGAAGCGATGACCACGACCTCGACTCCACCCTCGACCGAGACCTCC harbors:
- a CDS encoding carbohydrate ABC transporter permease; amino-acid sequence: MTTGTTTAPAGSAIAPRRRRADDVAGLGTARAGLFVAPALIIIGLFLLFPAVWTIWLGMTDYRLTGLQAASPEFVGFDNYTDALTDPSFWNSLWLTLIFVLFSGIIGQTLIGFALAWSVRNIHGWAKALIEGLVLAAWVIPASVASFLWLVLLDRRSGTVNGLLGTEGTAWLIDHPMESIIVFNIWVGTAFSMQLFSSALSAVPPSQIESAKMVGASGWQQLRDVIVPNIKGHILTNTLLITLWTFNTFTPYLVTAGGPNGKTEILSVYIYETAIPGGQLGLGAAISLIMLLINLVIALGYVRVSRGRKKR
- a CDS encoding extracellular solute-binding protein, whose translation is MINHSRRRTLAAFAIATAGALVFAGCAGEAPEETEESGPVTLTITANAITGGKNAAEADWITDWVIPEFEAAMEEDGKDVTVEFEPQGVDDENYKTKIALDLQSGEGADIIGMDGIWVGEFAEAGYIKPLSEVGGDAVDDWEGWEQIPEAVQAALSFDDARYGVPQGADGRVLYFNKDLFEQAGLPADWQPESWDDVLDAARELKKLDGVTPIQLNAGTAMGEATTMQGLLPMLVGTGEQVYEEEQWVGDTDGLNDVLDLYKTIYVDEGLGDAVLQQEAAGRDTSFQLFASNQIGILLEGDYFWRSVINPAEGVGTAPMANRDEVVGYTKIPAMEPGSGINGQNFVSMSGGTGRVLNPNSDHPEVAWELLAFMNSADAYEARNAGTLAITPRTDVNDEMLADDPMLTYVSEEVLPITAYRPPLAAYPQVSTALQQATLDVVSGMSVADAASAYADAVKDIAGDDAVSGG